DNA from Elaeis guineensis isolate ETL-2024a chromosome 2, EG11, whole genome shotgun sequence:
CTAAATGATTGATGATCGATGAGTAGCCTGTGCATATAGTATGGAATGATCTCCTGAACTTGGCTCCATATATACAATATACTGCTGACATTAACAGTAACAAAAATGAGTATACTAGTACTGATAATATACTACATACATAGAATATTTGGTAATATACTAGTATTAAAGCAAAGATAACAAACAACAAATCATAATTAAAGATATACTAGTATTGACTGATAGGAGTGCTAATAAACTTCACTCAAGAGCCAGGATTAAATTCTTCTACACCATGCAACCACTTTGACAACAAGTCATACAATCCATATATCTAGGCCATTGCTTTTTGCTTGAACTCCCATAATTTTTTATAGCTGGGTGTGTAGTTGAATATGTTCTCTATAATTGCATCAATACTGATAATAGAAATTATGGATACTTCTTTTATAGGATTCCATATTTTATTGATGATGAAGTTCGAATCAAACTCAGAATGATCTTGAGAAAGTATAACCAAAATACATGTATACAGATCAATATATCGTGTGATTACAAATAATCCACTTAGTCGCTCAAAGCATCTACTTGCATCTTGACTCCCTATTTTTACATTTAACCATCCAAAGCTTTGGCTTTGATTCAACAACACTTAAAGTCATGATGTGTGTCAATTGAACACTATTTTACTATGATTTCTAAATCTATCTTATCCGCAAAATGGAGCCCTTTATAGAACTCATCACCTCTTTTCTAGGTGCTACACTGTGTCTGCAATATAGAAAACATTGATACATTAGTAGTCATTCAATCAATACTCTTGAATGTAACAGAAGCTTCAAACATCGAAAAATTTGGGCTACATCATGTGATGTACCAGTTTGCTGAGTATCATCATCCATACCTTCTTCACTTCATACATCATTTTTCTCAAATAGCTAATTATCTATATGCATTGCATTATCAATAATGATGTAAATTAAAGCTTGTTTGATAATAATATCTGGCATATCACTATCCCTTATACGAAACTGATCCTCTGTATGTCTAGAACtagtattcattagaatattatcaATCACATCGGGACCAGAGGTTTCAATCTATTCACTCCCCTAAGTTGTCATTCCTATGTCCTAATCAGCTACTTCATAATCATCCTAATCAGAACATATTTGGTGTCTTCAATGGATTGCACATCTAGGTACAACTTTACACTGAATAAACAAGAATATGAAGTTACAATTGAAAATATTATCTCAATATCTTCATCTTTGGTAATCAGAATAGGATCATACTTCAATATTGATGGCTGCACAATAGTAGAATATCTATATATGATcattattctattttttcttctatctACATAACTTATCCTCTAActcctcaaattttattttatatttaattctgatagCCTTTTGTGACCGCCTAGTGTACTCTATTCCATATGGTTCGTTAACTATAGAACTATTAGTATAGCATAAGGTCGTGACTGTTTCTCTCATATTTCACTACATATACAATAAATTGAGTAAGTTCAGCATGcttaaaataaaatcatcatGCATACATTAAATAAATCCACTACTACAAAACTtaacaaaatcaaaataaaattagagatgcTTAATGATGTCGAATaaaaagtttaaattatcttgacATTAAATAAATAATCTGAATAAAAAGAATTAGAACTTATGATTTTGAACAACTAGAATAAATAATCTACatagatttcatgactttcattggactaaggctgcaaatgggtcaagACTTCCAtttgttttatttattataacttatttttttaatcaagaacTTATAAGTTCAACCATTTTTGTTAGCAAGCTTTTCAATCACTTATTTCCTATAAATAAAGAGAAGAACCAATTTATTAATAAAAGAAGTTGGTTAAGTCTGGTAGTAGTGCAAATAAAGTTGCTTATAGATCTTCTACTTActgattttattatttataatctaGAGCCAAACCGACTTAGATTTGGACTCAAATTAGATCTATATTTCATGGATCAGGATCGGATTATGTATGGACCTGACCCGATCTGACTCGAATGGCctgttagatcaaaaaatttgattatggATCTGATCTGACCTGACCCGATCTTTTGTTGAACTGGGTTTGGATCCAATATTCAGACCTAAACAagaaatcggatcggatcggcATTACTCTTAATTCGGTCCCACCCGACCCATTTGCATCTCTACATTGAAAAAAGCTGGTTTCAATTAAAACTACATATGCAACTTGATTTAGGCTCAACTTGAACTTGTCCACCTAACCCTCCATTGGGTGCATGATTTAAAAATTAGTCTCAACTTCACTTGAAGTAAGATTGAATTGGGTTTGAGCTTCAACCTAAATTAAATCCGAACCTAACCAAATCTAAGATAACTAGGATTAACCCGACCCAGCCTGTTGTACACATAATAAATATTTaacatttttattttatatagattactCATATATTATATGCCTTTATAACTTGAACCTTTTTAATTTATACTTTAATATACTATGATAATTAATGGAGAGCTTTGACCTTGCCATCACTCAATGTCGAGAATAAGGATAAAACTTTGAAATTTGAATTGCAAGCAACATTAATTGCATGTGACCATAGCCTACTGGTAACTGATCGATGTAGATCCACGTAACTTTTGAGATACGATAAgctatttttgaaacacataacCATCATGAAGATAAGTCAATCAAGAACTTACTAAAGTTCAACAATAAATCGTCAAGCACGAAGAATCTTTAGCTTCTTATAGGAAAAATATCTTGAGATTCTTAACTTTCCCAAAGTAAAAGGCACACATTCTAAAACGGTATTCAATTTGTCACTTTACTAAAATTGCTGAGAAATTCTTTAGCATATAGCAACCAATTAAGGCTTAAAATAGCTACATGAGTCACATTATCAACTAATGTAAAGAATAATAGAGCTTAACACATTAAGAAAGATGACCTATATGCAATCAGATAATAATACATATGGTATTGTAGAACTAAAGCTAGGAAATTGACATGAAATTTAACATTATCCTTTAGTAGTCCTGGGCACATGTGATGCATATGAAAGGATCATGTGGCCGTGAAAGAAGCAATTAACAAACAACCAACGTATTGCACCAACATATTTCAATACAACATAAATGATCAAATTTTCTAAGAatatttattcaattaaatttaaccCAATTAACATAGCACAACTTGATCAAATTTAaccatatatttaaaaataaatattataaaataataatttaaaaaaatgactTTCGGTGGGGCACAAAAAGGTTGATAGGTCAGAGATCTATTGATAAGAGAGTAGAGTGAGATCCGAGAGGGCAGATCAGATGAGAAGGGGGGCTGGATGGAGAGCCGGAGGTCAAAGAAATAGGGAATAAGAGGAGACTGTGGTCGGAGAAAAGGCAGAATAGAACTACGATTTCACAACGTGGCCATTCTAAGGTGTAACGTGGAGGTCGGCTATCCAGCATAGATGGTGAAATCGGCAATCCAAAAAAATAAGTTAGCGATAGAgatatttttagaaataaataaaaaaatattttttaaaaaaatcctaaaatatCTGTagcatataaatttttaaatatatttaaaaaatatcaaaatatatttaaatttattaaaatatattaaaattatctaaatatgttaaaaatatctaaacataTTAGAAATTGTCATGTATATGAAAAAAATGTGAAAAGCTGTGTATACCTAAATATAATAGAAATTatcatgaaataaaaatatttaaaaaagttATGTTGAAATTGACTTTGAAATTTTTCTTCTAGAAATATTTTCTttgtagagaaaaaaaaattagaatagattaagtatgaaaaaaatattttataaagctTAAAAATTTTACTCCAAGCACATAGAGGAAAAGTACcttgaaaaaaattctaaatttaagTAAGAATATATTTTGAAGCCGAAAAATTGTCGAAATGTCAGAGCGACTTTATCAAAGTGATGCAAACGGATTAAAACGGGTAAACGTTAAATACCCGCATTTCGTGGAAAGGAAAGAAATGGAGTACACAACAGCAATAGGAGGTAATTgtccattttcttttcttccatcGGCAGTCATCGATTCCACCTAATCCGGTTGCATACAAGAATTCAAGATTATGCTCAAAGAAACTCTGGGAACATCATTATGTTGTGAAGCACGTTAGCGGTGGTCGGGGCACTGGCCTTGGGTACACGCATGGCGGCCGGGAAGTTCGCCGTGTCCTCCTTGGGATTTTCTAGGAGCCAATACGTAACTTCCTGCAGACCCTTACCGGGATGTCCTGGCGCAAGGGGCTTCCTTCCAAGTAACCGATGATGAGGATGTTTTAGTATTATTCAGTTACGATCCGATGGACACGCGATTTCATTTTACCATAACGGCAGGATTATATCCGGCCAGTatgcaatttttaaaaaaaaaaaaatcaattaaagattttcaaatcctaataagaaacaaagaaggagagagaaggtGCGGGCGCGCGCGCGGGTGCGGGCGCCAAAAGAGTGCCCGTGGCGCGCACACTTGCGAGGAAAGGCGCTGGCAAACGGGAGGGACACGCGGTGCGCGTTACAAGATGAAGATGATGTGAgccattttaataattttttaaataaaattaataaaataaattgatagatAATAAGTGCATCACATTAATAttggttatatatatttataattaaaaatattttttaaatttttatgatttaattaattttattttatcataaaaaaataattattatgaaaagatataaattttttaaaaataaattgtcCCGTAtcgaaaagaaacaaaaagatatTAATCTCTATATTGATTCCCATGtccattatttttaattaaaattaaagaaaatgGGCTAAACAAATCACACAAGTGTATTCAACAGGATTATGTGTGTGCCTCGTTTTGATcaggtttatcatattttatattatttattattttatttatatttatttaattattattttgagttaataattattttattttttttgatttgatagatagagaaGGAGACGATGATGAAGATGACGTGGAGCAGGGAATCTCGAGTATCGTCATCAAATCCCATCCACGGTGGTACTTATTGCTCCCACCACGTTCCTTTACCCGCCAACCCCCAGTTGCGCGGTAGCAGCCCCGGAATCGGACAAAACGAAAAAAATAAATCAGGAGGCGAGAGCAGAGGGGCAGAGATGATGATGGAAATGGTCGATGGGTGCAGGAGGAAGAGATCATCTCCATCCATTGCTGTGATGctgttcctcctcctcctcgtttGCTGCTCCTCGTCTCCATCTCAAGTCCTCTCTCCTCTGATCATCCGGCAGCTCCCCCGTTCTTCGTCCAGCAACAGTACAGGGGCGGCCGTGCTCGTGTCCGTGGATGATTTCGGAGCAAAAGGAGATGGCTGTACCGATGATACCAAGGTACCCCGTCGATTCCCGTTCCTTTACTTTCTTTTCCCCCGTCTTTTCTACTAATtacggaaaaaaaaaatcagcgatgattttttttttttgttttttttttggggggaagAATTTGCTGGAAGAGTAGCAGACTGATTAGATTAGCGAGAAAGGGATGATCGACAGATCGTGGTGCTCTGTTTATTTTTCACTCTTATTTTCCTGAATAAATGGCTCTCGAGCGGGGAcattaaaatttttctctttaattAATATGGTAATTCATACCGAACAGAACCCAGGTACTTGGGATAATTTTGACAGGTCTTACCGTAACCAGATATCCTGGTGTTGAGGAGGGCAATGACAAGCAGACGTTGTGCGCTTGATTTCTTTAGAGATGATGACGACTCCAGTGCGGAGCCCTCATCTTTAGTGTGCTTGCTTCATTGATAATCTTAGCCCTTTATGATTCGTGTTCATGTAGTTTTTTCTTGTGTAGCGCCATGCATTAATTATTGTAGGTACATTGTTCATAGCAAGCTAATGATAGGAACATTTCTATCCCCCTATACTGACTATAAATAACAAATGCCGAGCGGAGCTACAGTTCCCTGAAATTTTAACTGTGCGTAAAGTGAATGACGTTTCTGATGAATATTATGTTAACTACCAGGCCTTTAAAGATGCTTGGGAGTTTGCCTGTTTATCACCACTAAGAACCATCCTTCAAATTCCGGCAGAAAATGTATATTTGGTCCGTCCAGTCGACTTTGCTGGACCTTGTAAAGCAAAGCTGACAATGTTGGTATGTCTTTCTAAACTTTTTAAAGTGGCATTTGCTATACAAGACTCATCCGACAAATCTCCCATGTCCCCTCTTTCCAAAATGTAATATCGTCTCTTTTCCTGCTTATTATCCGAGATCTTCCATGTGAATAGGTTTCAGGAACTATCATCGCTCCATCAGATCCTGATATCTGGCAGGGGCTGGATCCTCATAAATGGCTATATTTCCATGGAATAAGACAGCTGGTATTAGGAGGTGGAGGGACTATCAATGGCATGGGACAGGAATGGTGGGCACGGTCTTGCAAGAGAAATGCGACGAATGTAATGTTCTGATTACCTGCAACATGTTTCTTTATGTATGCCTGTTGGGGTGTGTTTTCGTGCGCTCGCGCCCACCCGTGTCTGAATGCTTGTGCATGCATGTCTGCACGCAATCATGTAAATGACAAAATCTGATGTTGTCTTGATTTGTCATCTGCAGCCATGCCGGCACGCTCCTACGGTTAGTGCCCTTTTTATATCAAACCACATGGCCAAATTTCGATGCTTTCTTGGCATGCCCATAATCAATTCCCCCTCTCCCCCTtccataaattaaaaatatgcaTTGGATGCAGGCGGTTACTTTTCATCGGAGCAAGCATCTTACCATCCATGACCTGACTCTGATGAATAGTCAGCAGATGCATATGGCATTCACCACATGTTCTCATGTTCGAGCATCTCGTTTGAAAGTGGTTGCACCTGCTGAGAGCCCCAACACTGATGGAATTCATATAAGTGCATCAGTCTCTGTTGTGGTTGCAGATACTATGATTAGAACAGGTCTGTAGCGCTACGACATCCAGTTACCTATTCAGCTAAGCTTGAGTCATGATTGTCTCTCTGTAGCTTCCAATAATTTCTTGAGAATAATGGCAGGGAAAGTCCCTTCCAGTACTACTAGATAATTCTTTTAGCAATATTTCGCATTCTTGTTTCTTTCAAATGGTGTGTCAGGTGCTATTATCATTCCTTTTTTTTAAGCACTTGATTAATATGTATCACATATTCATGTGTCTCATATTCAAGTTGAACACATTGTTGTTTAAGAAAAAAAACTAGTGATACTTCTACACTAAGAAGAAAAGGCCCATCTTGTTATATTCTAAACTCTAATCAGGCTTAAAGTAATTCTTGCATCATCTTACCAACTATATGCTAGACCAACTACTATAAATGAATTATATATTCCTCTCTTGAAGATGGTGAATTGCTGTCGAAACATAGTTGTTCAATAGCAAAAATTTCTGGCAATATTCTTAGCAAATGAGCATCAAAGGCTAGATACTCAAAAATTGAGCTTagctaattgaatttttaaatctCAGGTCTAGGCAGTGGATTAAGATAAATGAAACCTGAAAGCTCAACCAACTTCTGAATGACCAAGCAAGTATGAAGCAATTTTTTTCCCAAAAAACCTATAATATGACCAAGTTACAGAGAACTGGCTAGATTGTCccactaaatcaaaaataaagttGTATTCAAAATTAAGCCACTTCAGTACTAAGCACAGCTAGCAATTGACAACAAGTAAGTTGACTAATACAAAAGCTACCTTCAACATTGTGTTTTCTTCCAGCTGGGGCTTTACCGTCCCTTGCCCCTCTgacttattttcatatctttcatcCATCCCGTTCATTTTGCACTGTACCAGAGAGGCACTTCATATACATGCTGCAGTTGTTCATTGTTTGTGTTGCGTCCTTTCAGGAGATGACTGCATATCTATAGTCAGCAATTCTTCTGATATCCTAGTTAAAAACATCGTCTGTGGACCTGGTCATGGAATAAGGTAGTATGACCCAAAACTCTTGATCTGTTGGATGGAGAAATATCATAATAACAAGGTTTCTCCTGCTCTTTCCCTATTAGTATTGGAAGCTTGGGCAAATCGGCAACCTATGCTCAAGTGCACAATGTTCGAGTGGATGGATGCCTGATTACTAACGCTGAAAATGGAGCAAGGATCAAGACTTGGCAGGTAATTTACTGGTCCTGGACCTGCATATAAACATATACGTATCATATCTCATTTGGCTTTGCCATACGAACCACCACTGTGTCAGGGAGGTCGTGGCTATGCTCGCAAAATAGTTTTCCAGAACATTTGGATGAAGAATGTCTCAAACCCAATAATCATCGACCAGTACTACTGTGACTCATCCCACCCATGTAAAAACCAGGTATTGTACATCCACCCTATCTGCTCATCCTAGCTCCAAAGAAATCAATCTTTTTGTTGGTCATGCAATTGCAGACATCAGCTGTGAAGGTGGATGAGATTTCTTTCATTGACATAAAGGGAACTTCAGCAACAGAGCATGCAATTAAGTTCGCTTGCAGCGACACATTTCCATGTGTGAAAATATTTCTGAAAGATATTAATTTTTCCTTGGAGTCTGGTGGGAATGCTACGGCTTATTGTTGGAAGGCGTCAGGCTTCACCTCTGGTTTAGTGTATCCACCCTCTTGCCTGTCAAGTTCTGACCAGCACATGAACCATGTTATCAAGCAAAGTGTTAATTCAACTACAGGGAAGCTGGATTCGTAGAATTGTGGCTAACATCCTTGCTTTGCTTGTACCCTATGTACACACGACTGATTCAAGGAGTATATAATGGATCATGGATGGTTGTGATTCCATTTATGGATGCACTGTTTTGATTTTTTTCCTCCTCCCTTCTTAAGGAAGAAAGTTTTTACTCCAGACTAGTTAATCATGCACTCCCACTAGCGTTAGCTAAACTACTCTTAGGCGCAGCGGCAGCGTAAACGTATTTACTAGAGGTGCGTCTGTAGAGGAGCCTCGCAGCCACAACATGTAACATAATTAACGGCATATTCAGGCGGGTCTTGGCATACTTGGGGCCTCACTCGGGGGTTTGTGCGTAATATATGATAGAGATAGAGATGTTTAAGATAGAAATCACCAATAAATCTATTGCGGCCTTATTCCAATAGATGGTCGGTTTGAAGCCAACTAAGAGTTGCGTCTGTCAGTTAGCGGCGGAATTGTCGAAGAGTGATGTATCGACATCGAAGAAGATGCGCACAGTCAAGGTCAAGACGAAAGGCAATGATAGAGTTTAGAGTGAGATGGTGCTGGGCTCCGCTCGATGTCAAAAAGAAAGATCTGCAAAATAAATCTCATCGGAGATGGCTCCAGCGAAGATCCTTCGATACTCAAATCAGTAAAATGGCTCAAGAAAAAAGAATGATAGAGTTTCTGGGTTTTGAGATAGTATATCTATCGTACATGGAGGGATCCCTGCTTACCTTTATTTATAGAGGGAGAAAAATGAATGATGAGAGGACAGACGATCATGTCGATCATGTTCTATCGTACGGCGTCACATGATACCATATAGGCATCTTTAAATGCCGACGGCGAGTGTGCCTTCTATTCAGTGCGCTTGTGGCGTCGGATGCTACCGGGTGTGGGGCATAATAAATGATTCTGCAGACGCATTTAATGAGATTGTAGTATCCCATCATGGTGCGCAGCTAGCTAATCAGAGTCTGATGTCTGAGTGACATAACCTTGATGTGATCTGTCAAAATTGTATGATGGTCACATTCGATGCTCAGTTAGTCGGTAGATGTCCATGTTATCGGAGTCGGTAGGATCGGATTATTGAGATGCATTATCTTTGTTAGGCGTAGTCGGATGTTAACCAACCATTAACTCAGTTACAGGCCGAGTGTCGCTGGGGGAGAGCTTTGTATATCCTAGCCAGGTTAATTGCCGGTTAGTCGATGCAGTTTTCTTAGTCGGCTCAAAGACGAAAAGACAGGGTAGTTAGTTAAGTGACGGGGATCCATCCCAATACTTGCCCCCGAACTCCCGAGTTTGACTTAGCTGCTAGTCGGGCAAGAGGAGTTTGTCTTCGGATTGTCATGAGTTGCTTTAGCCGACTGCCACTCGGTCGATGCTTTGTGGGGCGGACCGTCATCTTGTCTTTTCATGCGATGGTGCCATCCCATTGCAGATCGTACGGCAATAAATGCCATGGAGCTCGAGATGATCTTCTATATAAATGATAGGAGATCGGTTGGCAAGACAATAATGAGCATGTGTATCCGAGTCATCCATGTGTCAGCCATCCGTTGGTCTGATCTGTGATCACACAGATTGAGTTTACTCGGCAAGATCCGAACGATGGTGCGCTGAACAGACACTGAGAGGATCGATCAAGATTGTCGCCACATGTCATGATCCCCAGGTTAGGCATGGTATTCGATGTCAATCCTGACCATTGAGAGAATCTATAtataggggttgatcttttttcgTTTCTGGCTCCACTGTTTTCGCTCTGTCTCGAGTCCACGCTGCTCCCTTCTCTACCAAGAGTTTAGCCGTCGATGAGTCACCCCCTCTGACGTTGGTCTTCCACCACCGTCAGCCTTTGTCGCCGGTTCGTTTCCCCTCCTTAGAGGTTTCCTTCtcgattcttcttctttttggtcTTCTCTTATTAGTCCTTTCCATGACTTCTTCTGATAGAGAGTCCGGAGATGAGAATCCGACCGATGATCGGAGTTCTTGGGATCCAACCATCCAGAGGGCGATCGAGGAGATTACTCGGGATGAGCCCGATGAGGTGTCTTCTCGAAAGGGTCAGTTAGATCCAGATGAGTCGGATGAACAGCTGACTGTCGAGAATACCTTTGGACCTCTCGTGGAGAGGTCCGAGTTGAGTGAGTCGACCGTTGACTGACTAGGGGAATACTATCACATCCCTAGTCCGTATCAGTTGATAGCACCCGATGAAGGAGGTCGGGTCATTCATCCTCTTGATGGCTATATTGCCATCTATGAGGAGTTTCTCCGATCGAAACTCCGATtttctcttcatctttttttttgccAATATTTTTGACCTATATGAGGTCGTTCCTGCTCAACTCATCCCCAACTCTATTCGTATCCTTTCTTGTTTCATCGTTCTTTATTACCTTCTTTGAGTTGAACCTCGAGTTTTCTTGTTTTGGGCCATTTTTGTTCTAAAGAAATATCCCCGAGAGGGGGGATGGTGGTTCTTCTATCCTCGACTTTGACAACAACTTTTTAAAAGCTCCCTTCttctattcatggatggaagagtaAGTTCTTCTACATTGCCGCCGACCACCCGTGGGACTTCGATTGGATCTGGATGACTCCAAACCTCTCTCCGAATAGGAATGACGCAGTCCTAAATGAGGATCAGGAGATATACGAGAAGCTATTCGAGGTCCAGATCCCCGCACATCAGGAACTGCTCAAGGAGCGATCTCTTTACGATGTCGGGATTAGCCCGACTAGCCATCTTGGTAGTTTTCTTTTCTGTAGATCTTTTTGTGGTTTCTGCTTTATTCATAAGctaatctttttctctttttgttgcATTCATACAAGCATGTGGGTCATAGCAGGATCCCTAAAGGAGGTGATCTGGAAGAAGAGGACCAAGGCAGCATTTAGGCCCGACGGCCCATCTCGACCACCGAAGAAGCCGATAGAGGAGTCTCCAGTTTGGGAGCCGAGAAGTACATAGCCGCCATCGTCACCCTGAGCACTGATGGTGCACTTGTCTCCACCACCTTCCACTGAAGTCGTCGCAGTCGCGGCTTCTCCCTTGACTGACGATGATGTAATGGTTGTCAAAGCACCGATGAGGTCGGCAGAAGTGGTGCAAGCCCTTTCGATCCAAGCCAAATCCGGAGTAAGTCGGGCAGCAAGTCGAGAAGCTGCCGACAAGAGTGCCGATAGGGGTAAGGCACCAATGCTCCTCCATTTCACCACGAACTACGGTTCGGATATGCCTTCTAGGGAGTCGACAATCACGATTGGGATGCACTTTAAAGCCACCGATTAGGCGCTCCAAGACCGCCAACTCATCGAGGAGTTGGCGAGAATGGTCATGCTTCTCACAGACTGGGAAGTCAAGAAAGCACACCCAGTCTCGGAGATCTAGTCGGGTGCCTATATGTCATTGATCGGGGTAAGTATTCAGGCTTTCTTTATTCAATCTttttctgttctttttttttAGCCGAGTAGATGACTTAGcctttttttttgtattgcaGATGATTCACGACATCATAATATTGTCAAAGGGGTTGATCAAGTCCGCTCAGGTCAACCACGACTCAGAGGACCAGGTCCAGACTGCTTGTGCGTAGGTCAAGATTTCCGACGAGCTCCTCCAAGCTACTGAGTGAAAAAGAAAGAGCAGAGAGAAGATTTCTCTGCTAGAGGCTGAGTTGGCAAATCTAGTGGCCCAGCAAAGAAATGAaaaggaggagttcgagaagctGAAGGCCGACTATCAGAAGGAAATGAAGTCGACTGAGGGTGCTCTCATCGAGGAGAAAGAAAGGGTGTGGAAGGTGGAGAAGGCTGCCAAGGAGGTCGAGAACACCACTAAGGAAGCCGAAAATGCCACTGAGAAAGTTGAGAAGACCGCCGTCGAACTTCAAGAGAAATTGACGACGATAAAAACTCGTGCCCAGGAAGCTGCTTCTTAGGCACTGGTCGAATTTCGCAAGTCAAAAGAGTACAAGGATGAGCTTGTCGATATCAGTACGGATGCATTTTAGCTTGCGTTTATAGAGTGCAAGAAGCAGATTCACCACCTCATGCCCAAGGTGGACCTAAGCTCCATTCAGCCTGACAAGGAATCTGACAAGTTGGCAAACGAGGATGCAGAGGCTGAAAAGGACCATCCCCAACCGACCACTTGAATACCTTATGTACTCTTCTCTGTATCTATAATGAACTtctccaaaataaaataaaatcttctttTCCCCTTTTCTTTATGAATTGTTCGACTCCTTTTTTGTGTatgcctctctttttttttactttcttgacaatcttttcataaaattgactaagtaATGAAGTCAGTAATAATGCAATGCACTCAGTTGGAAGTAACAGACCGACTAAATCACAACTGAACTGATAGATTTGATAGAATCTTTTAAATCTTATGAtcgataataaaataaaataatcagtATGAAGTGACGAACTGAATAGGTTGTAGCCAAATTAATCGAACTTGAGAAAATTTTCTAAGTCATGTAATTGACTCTCCCAGG
Protein-coding regions in this window:
- the LOC105045322 gene encoding probable polygalacturonase At1g80170; translation: MMMEMVDGCRRKRSSPSIAVMLFLLLLVCCSSSPSQVLSPLIIRQLPRSSSSNSTGAAVLVSVDDFGAKGDGCTDDTKAFKDAWEFACLSPLRTILQIPAENVYLVRPVDFAGPCKAKLTMLVSGTIIAPSDPDIWQGLDPHKWLYFHGIRQLVLGGGGTINGMGQEWWARSCKRNATNPCRHAPTAVTFHRSKHLTIHDLTLMNSQQMHMAFTTCSHVRASRLKVVAPAESPNTDGIHISASVSVVVADTMIRTGDDCISIVSNSSDILVKNIVCGPGHGISIGSLGKSATYAQVHNVRVDGCLITNAENGARIKTWQGGRGYARKIVFQNIWMKNVSNPIIIDQYYCDSSHPCKNQTSAVKVDEISFIDIKGTSATEHAIKFACSDTFPCVKIFLKDINFSLESGGNATAYCWKASGFTSGLVYPPSCLSSSDQHMNHVIKQSVNSTTGKLDS